CGCACGTCTGGCCGCCGCGGGCACCTCCGCCTCGGTCGCCTCCTCCCTGAACCTCGCCATGGTCGCCCCGGGCAGCGGATCCGTCCGCTGGCCCCTCGACATGTCCAGCATCCGTGTCGGCCGCGGATTCGGCGCCGACGGATACCACCAGGGCATCGACCTGCTCGGCGCTCAGGGCACCCCCGAGTACGCCGCCGCAGCCGGAACCGTCCGCGTCGCCGGCTGGTACTACGGCTACGGCAACGCGGTCGTGATCGACCACGTCATCAACGGTCAGAGCGTCAGCACCCTGTACGGCCACATGGTCGACGGCGGTGTGCTCGTCTCGCCCGGCCAGTACGTCGAGGCGGGTCAGATGATCGGGCTCATGGGGAGCACCGGTTCGTCCACCGCGAACCACCTCCACTTCGAGGTCAAGCTCAACGGCGGCAACGTCGACCCGTACGCCTGGCTGCAGGCGAACGCCGGCTGACGCCCTCCGACACGCCGCACCGCAATTCGTGGTGCGACCCGGGCGTGTCGTGGGTGGGTTACCCTGATTCTCGACGTTGAGAGAAGCGAAGGGAACGCCGATGGGCAGCACGCCACGCATCCGAACCACGGATGCGCTCGGCCTGCTCGTTCTTCGGCATCATGACTTCGGATGCCACGGGATTCCCGTGCGTGCAAGGCGCTGTCCATAGGACAGCGCCTTTTTTCGTGTCCCTTCACCGCTCGCTCGTCACTCGAATCGAATATCCGCGAAGCCGTCACGGCCTATTCGAGAGGACAGGACATGCGCACACTGGTGCTGAATGCGGGGTACGAACCGCTCGGCGTGGTCTCCTTCAAACGTGCTCTCGTGCTCGTCATGAACGAGAAGGCCACCATCATCGAGCAGGTCGAGGGCGAGCCCGTGTGTGCGACGAGTCGCGTCTATGAACGCCCCGCGGTGATCATCCTGACGCGGTACGTACGCATCCCCGGTGCACGCAGCGCGCCGGTCACCCGCCGCGGGGTGCTCCGCCGCGACGCGCACCGCTGTGCCTACTGCGGCGGTGCGGCCTCAACGATCGACCATGTCCTGCCGCGCTCGCGCGGCGGCAAGGACACCTGGGAGAACCTCGTCGCCTGCTGCCTGCGCTGCAACAACCTCAAGGGCGACCGCACCCCCCAGGAGATGTCCTGGTCGCTGCGCCTGGTCCCGGGCGCCCCGCGCGGCGGGCAATGGACCGTGCGCGGAGTGGACCGTGCCGACCCGCGCTGGGAACCGTACCTCGCCCTCGCCGCCTGAGCGGATCACTCCGGTTCGAGCAGTGCCAGCCAGCGGGTGAGGATCGGTTCGATCGCCGCAGCATCCGC
The sequence above is a segment of the Microbacterium caowuchunii genome. Coding sequences within it:
- a CDS encoding HNH endonuclease, with protein sequence MRTLVLNAGYEPLGVVSFKRALVLVMNEKATIIEQVEGEPVCATSRVYERPAVIILTRYVRIPGARSAPVTRRGVLRRDAHRCAYCGGAASTIDHVLPRSRGGKDTWENLVACCLRCNNLKGDRTPQEMSWSLRLVPGAPRGGQWTVRGVDRADPRWEPYLALAA
- a CDS encoding M23 family metallopeptidase, with protein sequence MAEYIDSSTDEPDTRTTSRRGLRDTARTAKRRVVSTSSTLARAAKPKGGVAAVRKPLRSVVILAMVGGLVATVALPAYAAFNSPAEGLTIEQVAAENAQSLVVASDVTNVALSRGSYAATTAEEVQRKKDEEAAKEAAAARLAAAGTSASVASSLNLAMVAPGSGSVRWPLDMSSIRVGRGFGADGYHQGIDLLGAQGTPEYAAAAGTVRVAGWYYGYGNAVVIDHVINGQSVSTLYGHMVDGGVLVSPGQYVEAGQMIGLMGSTGSSTANHLHFEVKLNGGNVDPYAWLQANAG